The Bryobacteraceae bacterium genome includes a window with the following:
- the nrdJ gene encoding vitamin B12-dependent ribonucleotide reductase encodes MGQLSVDVSAQVRSLRRNLRKEERMGVSFPRYFTARLEPGKTPYDEIRWELRTATIGNDKGAVIFEQKDVEVPADWSQTATNIVASKYFHGRLGTPERETSVKQLVHRVVDTITEWGIEGRYFRSLEDAANFRNELAHLMLTQKACFNSPVWFNVGVKEENRGYGWYYDEATDTIRKLDRSVHKPQCSACFINSVQDSLESILELAKTEGMLFKFGSGTGTNLSTLREENCPLWGGGRASGPLSFMKGFDAFAGVIKSGGKTRRAAKMVILNADHPDIEQFIWCKAKEERKAHTLIEAGYDPSIDGEAYSSIFFQNANNSVRVTDEFMKAVVEDGEWWTRSVVSGEPVKRYRARDLLHAIAEATWQCGDPGMQFDTTINRWHTSKNSGRINASNPCSEYMFLDDSACNLASLNLMKFLNAGGKFDVEAFRHAVDTMILAQEIIVDNASYPTEKIARNSHDFRPLGLGFANLGSLLMSLGVPYDSDAGRAWAGAISAIMTGQAYLTSARIAESVGPCPGYPINEEPFLEVIKMHWDAVNGIDSKLVPPAMFEAAQQVWKTAYELGRRTGYRNSQVTVIAPTGTIGFMMDCDTTGIEPDLALVKYKKLVGGGVIKIVNNTVPSALIRLGYEPQQVDEIVTYIDEHGTIEGAPHIKAEHLPVFDCSFKAPNGTRFIHHMGHIRMMAAVQPFISGAISKTINMPEESTVEDIMNAYIESWKLGLKAVAIYRDGSKRVQPLSSGSGKGEKKAAAPAPARVEERIVYRPTRRKLPDERQSITHKFSIAGHEGYITVGLYEDGQPGELFITMAKEGSTISGLMDSFATAVSYGLQYGVPLKFFVDKFSHVRFEPSGFTNNPQIPYAKSIMDYIFRWLALKFIGPEAVEAPEAGDSVKLRPTEPEPQQKLPFTPAEGAADAPACSDCGAIMTRNGSCYRCGNCGTTSGCS; translated from the coding sequence ATGGGACAGCTGAGCGTTGACGTAAGCGCGCAGGTGCGGTCACTGCGGAGGAACCTGCGGAAAGAAGAGCGCATGGGGGTGTCATTCCCCCGGTATTTCACGGCCAGGCTGGAGCCGGGCAAGACTCCATATGACGAAATCCGCTGGGAACTGCGGACGGCGACAATCGGCAACGACAAAGGGGCGGTGATCTTCGAGCAGAAGGATGTGGAGGTGCCGGCGGACTGGTCGCAGACGGCCACCAACATCGTCGCGTCGAAGTACTTCCACGGGCGGCTGGGGACGCCGGAGCGGGAGACGAGCGTCAAGCAGCTGGTGCACCGGGTCGTGGACACGATCACGGAGTGGGGCATCGAGGGCCGCTACTTCCGCTCGCTGGAGGACGCGGCGAACTTCCGCAACGAGCTGGCCCACCTGATGCTGACGCAGAAGGCGTGCTTCAACTCGCCGGTGTGGTTCAACGTGGGGGTGAAGGAAGAGAACCGCGGCTACGGCTGGTACTACGACGAAGCGACGGACACGATCAGGAAGCTGGACCGGAGCGTGCACAAGCCGCAGTGCTCGGCGTGCTTCATCAACTCGGTGCAGGACTCGCTGGAGTCGATTCTGGAGCTGGCCAAGACCGAGGGGATGCTGTTCAAGTTCGGCTCCGGGACGGGCACGAACCTTTCGACGCTGCGCGAAGAGAACTGCCCGCTGTGGGGCGGCGGGCGGGCGTCGGGACCGCTGTCGTTCATGAAGGGCTTCGACGCTTTCGCCGGCGTGATCAAGAGCGGCGGCAAGACGCGGCGGGCGGCGAAGATGGTGATCCTGAACGCCGACCATCCCGACATCGAGCAGTTCATCTGGTGCAAGGCGAAGGAGGAGCGCAAGGCGCACACGCTGATTGAAGCCGGATACGATCCGAGCATCGACGGCGAGGCGTATTCGTCGATCTTCTTCCAGAACGCCAACAACAGCGTCCGGGTGACGGACGAATTCATGAAGGCGGTGGTGGAAGACGGCGAGTGGTGGACGCGGTCGGTGGTGAGCGGCGAGCCTGTGAAGCGGTACCGGGCGCGCGACCTGCTGCACGCGATCGCGGAGGCCACCTGGCAGTGCGGCGATCCGGGCATGCAGTTCGACACGACGATCAACCGCTGGCACACGTCGAAGAACTCGGGCCGCATCAATGCGTCCAACCCGTGCTCGGAATACATGTTCCTCGACGACTCGGCGTGCAACCTGGCGTCGCTGAACCTGATGAAGTTCCTCAACGCGGGCGGCAAATTCGACGTCGAGGCGTTCCGCCACGCGGTGGACACGATGATTCTGGCGCAGGAGATCATCGTGGACAACGCCAGCTATCCGACGGAGAAGATCGCGCGCAACTCGCACGACTTCCGGCCGCTGGGGCTGGGTTTTGCGAACCTGGGTTCGCTGCTGATGTCGCTGGGCGTGCCGTATGACAGCGACGCCGGCCGCGCCTGGGCGGGGGCGATTTCGGCCATCATGACGGGGCAGGCGTATCTGACGAGCGCGCGGATCGCCGAGAGCGTGGGCCCGTGCCCGGGGTACCCGATCAACGAAGAGCCGTTCCTCGAAGTGATCAAGATGCACTGGGACGCGGTAAACGGGATCGACTCGAAGCTGGTTCCGCCGGCGATGTTCGAGGCGGCGCAGCAGGTGTGGAAGACCGCCTACGAGCTGGGCCGCCGGACGGGCTACCGCAACTCGCAGGTGACGGTGATTGCGCCGACGGGCACGATCGGGTTCATGATGGACTGCGACACGACGGGCATCGAGCCGGATCTGGCTCTGGTGAAGTACAAGAAGCTGGTCGGCGGCGGCGTGATCAAGATCGTGAACAACACGGTTCCGTCGGCGCTGATCCGGCTGGGTTACGAGCCTCAGCAGGTGGATGAGATCGTCACGTACATTGACGAGCACGGCACGATCGAGGGCGCGCCGCACATCAAGGCGGAGCACCTGCCGGTGTTCGACTGCTCGTTCAAGGCGCCCAACGGAACGCGCTTCATCCACCACATGGGCCACATCCGCATGATGGCCGCCGTGCAGCCGTTCATCTCGGGGGCGATCTCGAAGACGATCAACATGCCCGAGGAGAGCACGGTGGAAGACATCATGAACGCCTATATCGAAAGCTGGAAGCTCGGACTCAAGGCGGTGGCGATCTACCGCGACGGCTCCAAGCGCGTGCAGCCGCTGAGCTCCGGCAGCGGGAAGGGCGAGAAGAAGGCGGCCGCTCCGGCGCCGGCGCGCGTCGAAGAGCGGATCGTCTACAGGCCGACGCGGCGCAAGCTGCCCGACGAACGGCAGTCGATCACGCACAAGTTCTCGATCGCCGGCCACGAGGGCTACATCACGGTGGGCCTGTACGAAGACGGCCAGCCGGGAGAGCTGTTCATCACCATGGCCAAGGAAGGCTCGACGATCTCCGGCCTGATGGACAGCTTCGCCACGGCGGTGAGCTACGGGCTGCAGTACGGCGTGCCGCTGAAGTTCTTCGTCGACAAGTTCAGCCACGTGCGCTTCGAGCCCTCCGGCTTCACCAACAACCCGCAGATCCCCTACGCGAAGTCCATCATGGATTACATCTTCCGCTGGCTGGCGCTGAAGTTCATCGGGCCGGAGGCGGTGGAAGCGCCGGAGGCGGGCGACTCGGTGAAACTGCGTCCGACGGAGCCGGAGCCGCAGCAGAAGCTCCCGTTCACTCCTGCCGAGGGCGCGGCCGACGCGCCGGCCTGCTCCGATTGCGGCGCGATCATGACCCGCAACGGGTCGTGCTACAGGTGCGGGAACTGCGGCACGACTTCGGGCTGCTCCTAA
- the thrB gene encoding homoserine kinase has protein sequence MSWTEVRVPATSANLGPGFDALGMALSIYLECRFRPAETLKIRAEGRDAGLISLGGDNLIWQTALQVAEHLGRPMPAIELEIRNDIPIGKGLGSSAAALVAGVVIADEILQLEWDRHRILDEAARIEGHPDNVSAAVLGSIVASAIDSGGVTRAVRMQLPARYGVAIVVPDFILPTSEARAVLPKMYSREDAVFNIQRSALLIAAMLTQTTDAFHEALMDRLHQPYRAPLVPGLKEMLELREPGLLGCALSGAGPSVLVFYERGYEAVIEKMREIFLRHGHQSEILPAHIPDHGYDLMHGL, from the coding sequence ATGAGCTGGACCGAAGTCCGCGTCCCGGCCACCAGCGCCAATCTCGGCCCGGGCTTCGACGCGCTGGGCATGGCGCTGAGCATTTACCTGGAGTGCCGTTTCCGGCCTGCCGAGACGCTGAAGATCCGGGCGGAAGGCCGCGACGCCGGCCTGATCAGCCTGGGCGGGGACAATCTGATCTGGCAGACGGCGCTGCAGGTGGCCGAGCACCTGGGACGTCCGATGCCTGCGATCGAGCTCGAGATCCGCAACGATATTCCGATCGGCAAGGGGCTCGGGTCGTCGGCGGCGGCGCTGGTGGCGGGCGTGGTGATCGCGGACGAGATCCTGCAGCTGGAATGGGACCGGCACCGGATCCTCGATGAAGCGGCGCGGATCGAAGGCCACCCGGACAACGTCAGCGCGGCGGTGCTGGGATCGATCGTCGCCAGCGCCATCGACAGCGGCGGGGTGACGCGCGCCGTCCGGATGCAGCTGCCGGCGCGGTACGGGGTGGCGATCGTGGTGCCGGACTTCATCCTGCCCACGAGCGAAGCGCGGGCGGTGCTGCCGAAGATGTATTCGCGCGAGGACGCCGTGTTCAACATCCAGCGGTCGGCGCTGCTGATCGCCGCGATGCTGACGCAGACGACGGACGCCTTCCACGAGGCGCTGATGGACCGGCTGCACCAGCCTTACCGGGCGCCGCTGGTGCCGGGACTCAAGGAGATGCTCGAGCTGCGCGAGCCGGGGCTGCTGGGCTGCGCGCTGTCGGGCGCAGGACCGAGCGTGCTGGTGTTTTACGAGCGCGGCTACGAAGCCGTGATCGAGAAAATGCGCGAGATTTTCCTGCGTCACGGCCATCAGAGCGAGATTCTGCCCGCCCACATTCCCGACCACGGATACGACCTGATGCACGGGCTGTGA
- a CDS encoding oxidoreductase has translation MLRVGIIGTGAISHKHAQAYSNIGYKVTVCTDISPEAGEKFAAQYGCRFVASYEELCSDPEVDFVDVCTFPDFRLQPLEIAARHGKAVQVQKPISTNLETARKMIEVARNAGVVLGVVSQHRFDDSTIFVKKAIAQGRLGRILQADAYVKWWRSEAYYSRPIKGSWAVEGGGALINQAVHQVDVLNYLTGGVAEVFGYWQLGARHKIESEDVICAVMKYTSGATGVIQSSTAFWPGYPERIEIHGTKGTCVFTGDKLTTWDVENDAGEPAPVEKQVMSGASDPMAIPLTPFERQFLDFGNAVKNRTQPLVSGEEGLKALEIVLGIYESCRSGRAVRLAGA, from the coding sequence ATGCTTCGCGTCGGCATCATCGGAACGGGCGCCATCAGCCACAAGCACGCCCAGGCGTACAGCAACATCGGGTACAAGGTCACGGTCTGCACCGACATCTCGCCGGAAGCGGGCGAGAAATTCGCCGCGCAGTACGGCTGCCGCTTTGTCGCGTCGTACGAAGAGCTGTGCAGCGATCCGGAAGTGGATTTCGTCGATGTCTGCACGTTTCCCGACTTCCGTCTCCAGCCGCTGGAGATCGCAGCCAGACACGGCAAGGCCGTGCAGGTGCAGAAGCCGATCTCGACGAACCTGGAGACGGCGCGGAAGATGATCGAAGTGGCGCGCAACGCGGGCGTCGTGCTCGGGGTGGTGAGCCAGCACCGCTTCGACGACTCGACGATCTTCGTGAAGAAGGCGATCGCGCAGGGGCGGCTGGGGCGCATCCTGCAGGCGGACGCGTATGTGAAGTGGTGGCGGAGCGAGGCGTATTACTCGCGGCCGATCAAGGGCAGCTGGGCGGTGGAAGGCGGCGGCGCGCTGATCAACCAGGCCGTGCATCAGGTGGACGTGCTGAACTACCTGACGGGCGGCGTGGCCGAGGTGTTCGGCTACTGGCAGCTCGGGGCGCGGCACAAGATCGAGAGCGAGGACGTCATCTGCGCGGTGATGAAATACACGAGCGGCGCGACAGGCGTGATCCAGTCTTCAACGGCATTCTGGCCGGGCTACCCGGAGCGGATCGAGATCCATGGAACCAAGGGCACGTGCGTGTTCACGGGCGACAAGCTGACCACGTGGGACGTGGAGAACGACGCGGGCGAGCCGGCGCCCGTGGAGAAGCAGGTGATGAGCGGGGCGAGCGACCCGATGGCGATTCCGCTGACGCCGTTCGAGCGCCAGTTCCTCGACTTCGGCAATGCGGTGAAAAACCGCACGCAGCCGCTGGTGTCGGGCGAGGAAGGGCTGAAGGCGCTGGAGATCGTGCTCGGCATTTACGAGAGCTGCCGCAGCGGGCGGGCGGTGCGGCTGGCAGGCGCATGA
- a CDS encoding endonuclease, translated as MRVTRRALLAAPAAARARGKNLRIGVMDGVALAPSDPESVAVAARAGCEGIQVTLGRQTTAGHLVMAAPERQRAFLAASKIHRVPIVSTYIDILHVHCLKNDREALRWAAEGIEITRKLDARILMLVFFGKCALETREEMDAVVGPLKELAREAERARVILGFENTIRAEDDIRILDAVGSRALQVYYDIGNATNLYHEDPLQALRLLGRNRICQVHVKDKGYLGEGAVDVAGAVKVLEEIGWRGWLVLETGAPSKNREEDLKRNAAYLRRLVG; from the coding sequence ATGCGAGTCACCAGACGCGCCCTGCTGGCCGCGCCCGCCGCCGCGCGGGCCCGCGGAAAGAACCTCCGCATCGGCGTGATGGACGGCGTGGCGCTGGCCCCGTCCGATCCCGAATCCGTCGCCGTGGCCGCGCGCGCCGGCTGCGAGGGCATCCAGGTGACGCTCGGCCGCCAGACCACCGCCGGCCATCTCGTCATGGCCGCGCCCGAGCGCCAGCGCGCCTTCCTCGCCGCGTCGAAGATTCACCGCGTGCCCATCGTCTCCACCTACATCGACATCCTGCACGTCCACTGTCTGAAGAACGACCGCGAGGCGCTGCGCTGGGCCGCCGAAGGAATCGAGATCACGCGGAAGCTCGACGCCCGCATCCTGATGCTCGTCTTCTTCGGCAAGTGCGCGCTGGAAACGCGCGAGGAGATGGATGCCGTCGTGGGGCCGCTCAAAGAGCTTGCGCGCGAAGCCGAACGCGCCAGAGTCATCCTCGGCTTTGAGAACACGATCCGCGCCGAAGACGACATCCGCATCCTCGACGCCGTCGGCTCGCGCGCATTGCAGGTTTACTACGACATCGGCAATGCGACCAACCTGTATCACGAAGATCCCCTCCAGGCCCTGCGCCTGCTGGGCCGCAACCGCATCTGCCAGGTGCATGTCAAGGACAAGGGCTACCTTGGCGAGGGAGCCGTGGACGTGGCGGGAGCGGTGAAAGTGCTGGAGGAGATCGGCTGGCGCGGCTGGCTCGTGCTCGAAACCGGCGCCCCGTCGAAGAACAGGGAAGAAGACCTGAAGCGGAACGCCGCCTATCTGCGCCGCCTCGTCGGCTGA
- a CDS encoding TetR family transcriptional regulator has product MNAESSGKRLPVRRAPVQRRGASTVEAVLRACSALLERLPLEEVNTTRIAAEAGLSVGALYRFFPDKQAILDAVAVRHMEDFRARMAKVLLKSAFRSGPEFLARLLDAYIEYLDTHPDFRTLALGGHISALARDSQAQPGAGPAGLLRAFMRRKLGVRDSETLDLRLRMAIETGERMIAFAYAQPTEAERGRILEELKRMLARYLFD; this is encoded by the coding sequence ATGAATGCGGAATCCAGCGGGAAGCGGCTCCCCGTGCGGCGCGCGCCCGTGCAGAGGCGGGGCGCGTCGACGGTGGAGGCGGTGCTGCGCGCCTGCTCCGCGCTGCTCGAGCGCCTGCCGCTCGAGGAGGTGAACACGACGCGCATCGCGGCCGAAGCCGGCCTCTCGGTCGGCGCGCTGTACCGCTTCTTTCCGGACAAGCAGGCCATCCTCGACGCCGTTGCGGTGCGGCATATGGAGGACTTCCGTGCGCGCATGGCGAAGGTGCTGCTGAAGTCCGCTTTCCGGAGCGGGCCGGAGTTTCTGGCCCGTCTTCTCGATGCCTATATCGAGTATCTGGACACGCACCCGGACTTCCGCACGCTGGCGCTTGGCGGCCACATCTCGGCTCTGGCGCGCGACTCGCAGGCGCAGCCGGGGGCGGGTCCGGCGGGGCTGCTGCGGGCGTTCATGCGGCGGAAGCTGGGCGTGCGGGATTCCGAGACGCTCGATCTGCGCCTGCGGATGGCGATCGAGACCGGCGAGCGGATGATCGCTTTCGCGTACGCGCAACCCACGGAGGCGGAGCGCGGGAGGATTCTGGAAGAGCTGAAACGGATGCTGGCGCGGTATCTGTTCGACTGA
- a CDS encoding propanediol utilization: polyhedral bodies pduT, whose translation MARNSIGLIELSSIAAGFEVCDAMLKAADVELVLARTICSGKYMVLVRGDVAAVRAAVEAGCQAGDFSVIDTFVIPNVHEDIFPAISGTSMPDQLEALGIVESFSVASLIEAADAMAKAANVRLVEVRLAMALGGKAFASCTGSVAAVRAAVEAGAQSVARKGLLVNKVVIPQPRPELLREMI comes from the coding sequence GTGGCACGGAATTCCATCGGATTGATTGAACTGTCGAGCATCGCCGCCGGATTCGAGGTCTGCGACGCGATGCTGAAGGCGGCTGACGTCGAGCTGGTGCTGGCGCGGACGATCTGCAGCGGAAAGTACATGGTGCTGGTGCGCGGCGACGTGGCGGCGGTGCGCGCTGCAGTGGAAGCCGGCTGCCAGGCGGGCGATTTTTCGGTGATCGACACGTTCGTCATTCCGAACGTGCATGAAGACATCTTTCCAGCCATCAGCGGGACGTCGATGCCGGATCAACTGGAAGCGCTGGGCATCGTCGAGTCGTTCTCCGTCGCGAGCCTGATCGAAGCCGCGGATGCGATGGCGAAAGCCGCCAACGTGCGGCTGGTGGAGGTGCGGCTGGCGATGGCGCTGGGAGGCAAGGCGTTCGCCTCCTGCACGGGCAGCGTGGCGGCGGTGCGCGCGGCGGTGGAGGCGGGCGCGCAGTCGGTGGCGCGCAAGGGGCTGCTCGTGAACAAGGTGGTGATCCCGCAGCCGCGCCCGGAGCTGCTGCGCGAGATGATCTGA
- a CDS encoding NADH dehydrogenase has translation MGVVGAGGAGFPTEVKAASRAEYVLANGAECEPLLHKDYELMKRYPEEMISGMKRMMDAVAASEGRFCLKEKNRAAVEAVEPVARKAGIGMTLLGDFYPSGDEYEIVYAATGRLIPPAGIPLQVGCVVNNVETLLNVERAARGESVTRKFVSISGAVKKPCSFWAPVGTSFADLIAVAGGMTVDRAGVFVSGLMMGTLTFDLTGVVTKTTCGLIVLPEDHMLVRRKSQPAQAMAHIGKSACDQCSYCTEFCPRYLLGYDVQPHKVMRTLGFTLTGKENWSQWGELCCACGLCTLYACPEDLFPKEACDQAKADLRAAGIKFVQTKPVRVHPMKEYRRVPQAQLRHRLQVEQYEAPTPFTSTEPQPARVRILTKQHAGKPATPCVREGQTVKRGEVIARMNEGELGAFVHASIDGRVTRVAAEEIEIEA, from the coding sequence ATGGGCGTTGTCGGCGCCGGGGGCGCCGGTTTTCCCACGGAAGTCAAGGCGGCTTCGCGCGCCGAGTACGTGCTGGCCAACGGCGCCGAATGCGAGCCGCTGCTCCACAAGGACTATGAACTGATGAAGCGCTATCCGGAGGAGATGATCTCCGGAATGAAGCGCATGATGGATGCCGTCGCGGCCTCCGAGGGGCGGTTCTGCCTGAAGGAGAAGAACCGCGCCGCAGTGGAAGCCGTCGAGCCCGTGGCGCGCAAGGCGGGCATCGGCATGACGCTGCTCGGCGACTTCTACCCCTCGGGCGATGAATACGAGATTGTGTACGCGGCCACGGGCCGTCTGATTCCGCCCGCCGGGATTCCGCTGCAGGTGGGCTGCGTCGTGAACAACGTGGAGACGCTGCTGAACGTGGAACGCGCGGCGCGCGGCGAAAGCGTCACGCGGAAGTTCGTCTCCATCAGCGGTGCGGTGAAAAAGCCCTGCTCGTTCTGGGCGCCGGTCGGCACGAGCTTCGCCGATCTGATCGCCGTTGCGGGCGGGATGACCGTGGACCGCGCGGGCGTGTTCGTCAGCGGGTTGATGATGGGCACGCTGACGTTCGATCTGACAGGCGTGGTGACGAAGACGACCTGCGGACTGATCGTGCTGCCCGAGGACCATATGCTGGTGCGGCGCAAGAGCCAGCCGGCGCAGGCGATGGCGCATATCGGCAAGAGCGCCTGCGACCAGTGCAGCTACTGCACGGAGTTCTGCCCGCGCTATCTGCTCGGCTACGACGTGCAGCCGCACAAGGTGATGCGCACGCTGGGGTTCACGCTGACCGGCAAAGAGAACTGGAGCCAGTGGGGCGAGCTGTGCTGCGCGTGCGGGCTGTGCACGCTGTATGCGTGCCCCGAGGATCTGTTCCCGAAAGAAGCCTGCGACCAGGCGAAAGCGGACCTGCGCGCCGCGGGGATCAAGTTCGTGCAGACGAAGCCGGTGCGCGTGCATCCGATGAAGGAGTACCGGCGCGTGCCGCAGGCGCAGCTCCGCCATCGCCTGCAGGTGGAGCAGTACGAGGCGCCGACGCCGTTCACGAGCACCGAGCCGCAGCCCGCGCGGGTGCGCATTCTGACCAAACAGCATGCGGGCAAGCCCGCCACGCCGTGCGTGCGCGAGGGGCAGACAGTGAAGCGCGGCGAAGTGATCGCGCGGATGAACGAAGGCGAGCTGGGCGCGTTCGTGCACGCGAGCATCGACGGGCGGGTGACGCGCGTGGCGGCGGAAGAGATCGAGATTGAAGCGTAA